The Acidianus infernus genome window below encodes:
- a CDS encoding HIT family protein: MDFLWAPWRSKYVADSSKSKKEEYCIFCEFPKQNNDERNLIVYRSKYAYLILNRFPYNPAHVMIVPYRHISSIELLEDNEAQDIFRLVKITLAAIRKVYSPDGFNVGINIGRTAGAGIEAHVHVHIVPRWNGDANFMPVLSNTKVLPEDLETTYVKIKNAIKDIINNEDSLDH, encoded by the coding sequence ATGGATTTTCTATGGGCTCCTTGGAGATCTAAATATGTAGCTGACTCATCTAAGAGTAAAAAAGAGGAATATTGTATATTTTGCGAGTTTCCTAAGCAAAACAATGATGAAAGAAATTTGATAGTATATAGAAGTAAATACGCTTACCTCATTCTTAATAGATTTCCGTATAATCCAGCTCATGTCATGATTGTTCCGTATAGACACATTTCGTCTATTGAGTTATTGGAAGATAATGAAGCCCAAGATATTTTTAGGTTAGTTAAAATTACGTTAGCAGCAATTCGGAAAGTTTATTCTCCCGACGGATTTAATGTAGGTATAAACATAGGTAGAACGGCAGGAGCAGGTATAGAAGCTCATGTACATGTGCACATTGTACCTAGATGGAACGGCGATGCTAATTTCATGCCAGTGTTATCAAATACAAAAGTATTACCAGAGGACTTAGAAACTACATATGTAAAAATAAAAAATGCTATTAAGGATATTATT